From the Oncorhynchus nerka isolate Pitt River linkage group LG28, Oner_Uvic_2.0, whole genome shotgun sequence genome, one window contains:
- the LOC115113155 gene encoding polyribonucleotide nucleotidyltransferase 1, mitochondrial-like produces MCNVSFYLNMRHLLRLGPSLARLNVRLCHQSVWNSHGMIRKVGVDFGGKKLEISTGKLARFADGSAVVQLGDTTVMVTAVSKTKPSPSQFMPLVVDYRQKAAAAGRIPTNHLRRELGTTENEILTSRLIDRAIRPLFPAGYFYDTQVLCNLLAVDGVNDPDVLAINGASAALSLSDIPWNGPIGAVRIGLVNGEFLVNPTRKEMASSTINLIVAGAPLSQVVMIEASAENVLQQDFCHAVKVGVKHTQQIILAIQQMAREAKVSKRTPPKIFSAPLEMIELARQLASEKVYAVFTDFTHDKISRDDAINKVRLETEEQIKEKYPQAEPYEVMESFNMVSKEVFRNLVLNEYRRCDGRDLTSLRNISCEADIFKPLHGSALFQRGQTQVLCSVTFDSLESSIKTDIITTALSGVKDKNFMLHYEFPPYATNEIGKMSGMNRRELGHGALAEKSLRPVIPKDFPFTIRVTSEVLESNGSSSMASACGGSLALMDAGVPISSAVAGVAIGLISKANPEKPSEIQDYRILTDILGIEDYLGDMDFKLAGTNKGINALQADVKIPGLPLKLVMEAIQQATVAKREILGIMNKTIAKPRDKRKENGPVVENVRVPVSRRARFVGPGGYNLRRLQAQTGVTISQVDEETFSVFAPTPGAMNEAQEFITEICKDDQEQLLEFGAVYTAAIMEIRDIGVMVKLYPNMSAVLLHNSQLDHKRIKHPSALGLEVGQQIQVKYFGRDPTDGRMRLSRKVLQSPAATVVKTLSEKQSISMGTGNGQATSTSS; encoded by the exons ATGTGTAATGTTAGCTTTTACTTGAATATGAGACATTTACTGAGACTTGGGCCCTCGCTGGCTCGACTAAATGTGCGGTTGTGCCACCAAAGCGTCTGGAACAGTCATGGAATGATACGAAAAGTGGGAGTGGACTTCGGAGGGAA AAAACTTGAGATCTCAACAGGGAAACTTGCCAGATTTGCAGATGGGTCGGCTGTTGTGCAG CTTGGGGATACAACAGTGATGGTGACAGCTGTCAGTAAAACAAAACCGTCCCCCTCCCAATTTATGCCTCTAGTG GTGGACTACAGGCAAAAAGCAGCTGCTGCTGGTAGAATCCCCACTAACCACCTGCGGCGGGAGTTGGGCACCACTGAAAATGAGATTCTGACTAGTAGGCTAATAG ACAGGGCAATCAGACCGCTTTTTCCAGCTGGTTATTTCTATGACACTCAG GTCCTGTGTAATCTGTTGGCAGTTGATGGTGTTAATGATCCAGATGTACTGGCCATTaatggag cctctgctGCGTTATCCCTCTCTGACATTCCTTGGAATGGGCCCATTG GTGCAGTGCGCATTGGCCTGGTGAATGGAGAGTTTCTGGTGAACCCAACACGAAAGGAAATGGCTTCCAGCACTATCAACCTGATAGTGGCAGGAGCACCGCTCAGCCAAGTGG TGATGATAGAGGCTTCTGCTGAGAATGTGTTGCAGCAGGACTTCTGTCATGCTGTCAAGGTTGGTGTGAAGCACACACAGCAGATCATACTGGCAATTCAGCAGATGGCCAGAGAAGCAAAGGTGTCCAAGCGCACTCCTCCCAAAATATTTTCTGCTCCCCTGGAAATGATTGAGCTTGCGCGACA GTTGGCCTCTGAAAAGGTCTATGCTGTTTTCACAGACTTCACTCATGACAAA ATTTCCAGAGATGATGCCATTAATAAAGTAAGGCTTGAAACAGAGGAACAAATAAAAG AGAAATATCCTCAAGCAGAACCTTACGAGGTGATGGAGTCCTTCAACATGGTATCAAAAGAGGTTTTCCGCAATCTGGTTTTGAATGAGTACAGGAG GTGTGATGGAAGAGACTTGACTTCATTGAGAAATATTTCCTGTGAGGCGGACATCTTTAAGCCCCTTCATGGGTCTGCACTTTTCCAGAGGGGACAGACACAG GTTCTGTGCTCTGTAACATTTGACTCCTTGGAGTCTAGTATTAAAACAGACATCATTACTACGGCGTTAAG TGGAGTCAAAGACAAGAATTTCATGCTTCACTATGAG TTTCCACCTTATGCAACCAATGAAATTGGAAAGATGAGTGGAATGAACAGAAGAGAGCTTGGTCATG GGGCACTGGCTGAGAAGTCTTTGAGACCTGTCATTCCCAAAGACTTCCCCTTCACAATTAGAGTTACCTCTGAGGTTCTGGAGTCTAATG GGTCCTCGTCTATGGCATCAGCATGTGGAGGCAGTCTGGCTTTGATGGATGCTG GTGTTCCTATTTCATCAGCTGTGGCAGGTGTCGCTATTGGACTCATATCCAAGGCAAACCCAGAGAAGCCATCAGAAATCCAGGATTACCGAATATTGACTGATATTCTG GGAATAGAGGATTACCTAGGAGACATGGACTTCAAACTGGCAGGAACAAACAAGGGTATCAATGCCTTACAG GCTGATGTGAAGATTCCAGGCTTACCTCTGAAACTTGTAATGGAGGCTATTCAGCAAGCCACAG TTGCCAAGAGGGAGATTTTGGGCATCATGAACAAGACCATTGCCAAGCCAAGGGATAAAAGAAAGGAGAATGGCCCAGTTGTCG AAAATGTCAGAGTTCCTGTCTCCAGACGAGCACGCTTTGTCGGACCAGGGGGATATAACCTCCGCAGACTACAAGCTCAAACAG GTGTGACGATAAGCCAGGTGGACGAGGAGACCTTCTCTGTGTTTGCACCTACTCCAGGTGCAATGAATGAAGCCCAGGAATTCATCACAGAAATCTGCAAGGATGAT CAAGAGCAGCTGCTGGAGTTTGGTGCTGTTTACACTGCCGCCATCATGGAAATAAG GGACATTGGTGTCATGGTGAAGCTATATCCCAACATGAGTGCTGTTCTGCTCCATAACTCTCAGCTGGACCACAAACGG ATAAAACACCCAAGTGCTCTTGGATTAGAGGTTGGACAGCAGATTCAG GTTAAATACTTTGGGCGAGACCCAACAGATGGTAGAATGAGGCTTTCGAGGAAGGTGTTACAATCTCCAGCAGCAACAGTTGTTAAGACACTGAGTGAGAAACAGAGCATCTCCATGGGCACAGGGAATGGCCAAGCGACCAGCACCTCCTCTTGA